The Arabidopsis thaliana chromosome 5, partial sequence genomic interval taaaGAGAAAGACTTTCGATTTAAACAGACCCTACTCGCTAAGTTCACTTGCAAGTTCATCCACAAGAAACttgaatcaaaagcaaaataaaaagaaaaatccatcTTTAGACCAAAGTCCCCAACTTTTTTCTCACTCGTTTCCTTATTAAGCAGAAACAGGATTAACCAAGGAGGAAACGAATTCTCTCACAGAAAGCAATTCACTTACTTGGAAGGAAGAGAGCTGAAGGGCGTAAACGAAATTAGCAGAAGATGCGAAAAATAAGCGACTTTGGTCGATGTCATAAGCTGCGAACTGTACAACTTCTTCAGTCGAATGCAATTGGATGTTCTGAGGAACCTCCGAGAAAAGCttcaaatttttcattttcgaAGAAGTAAGAATCAGTACAACATCAACGAACTTTGCAGCTACAGATCCAGGAAGCAGATTTAAACCCCAGAAATCActgatataataatatttagggtttaacCTAAAACACgccttcttctctgtttttcttttcttctctgtttcctctcTTTCGTTTTGCTATAAACTTGAAAAACTGACCCGGTTTATTTTACCACACCGGTTATCTTGGTTTATACCGGTTTAGTTTGtaagaaatataatattattatccGGCCACTTTCTTCAGAGATCAGTTTTCTATGCCTTTCCTTGCTGATTCTCTCACTAGTGAGGAAAAGCATCATCATGCATTCCATcaaattggttttgttggttttgttgataatTTCTTTTCACTCTCAAACTGTGTCAAAACATCATCCAACTATTGATGGTCTGCTTGACCGTTTGGATTCTTTATTACCAACTTCTTCTGTACAAGAATCAGCAGCAAAGGGTTTATTGCAGAGACTGCTTCCCACCCATTCTCAGAGCTTTGAGCTCAGAATTATCTCAAAGGTTCTTCCTTTTATTTCCTTAGGCCCCACTATGCTAGGTGATTCTTCAGTActgattgttttttgttacaatAGGATGCTTGTGGTGGTACCAGCTGCTTTGTAATTGAAAACTATGATGGCCCGGGACGAATTGGACCTGAAATTCTGTAAGTATCTTCTGATTTCCTGATGAGGGATCGAATTTTACTTaaaattcttctcttttagttttgcCATCTTGTGTCTCAGGATTAAAGGCACAACTGGAGTTGAGATTGCTTCTGGGCTCCATTGGTATTTGAAGTATAAATGTAATGCTCATGTTTCTTGGGACAAAACTGGTGGAATTCAGGTTGCCTCTGTTCCACAACCTGGACATCTACCTCGTATAGATTCTAAACGCATCTTTATCCGGCGTCCTGTCCCTTGGAACTATTACCAAAATGTTGTTACATCTAGCTGTAAGATATATACACTTCTTGGAATCAAAAGTTTCCTCATGTCATGATTCACTAGAATCACACTCCTGCTACTGCctgctttcttgttttttccaGATTCATATGTTTGGTGGGGATGGGAGAGatgggagagagagattgacTGGATGGCATTGCAAGGAATTAACCTGCCTCTAGCATTCACTGGACAAGAAGCTATTTGGCAAAAGGTTTTCAAGGTAAAAAGTCAGATTGCATTAGTAATTGTTTGCTGTGACATGATTAGATATTgcaacttttttatttaatataagtTGATATATACCGCTAACCAAGTTctatatcaattttgtttagaGGTTCAATATCAGCAAAGAAGATCTGGATGATTATTTTGGTGGACCAGCGTTTCTTGCTTGGGCTCGCATGGGAAATCTTCACGCGTAAATAACCTGATCTCTGATATTTTCAGGCTCCTATCTCCAGTGCTCCTTCTGAGCTTGATTTATCTTTCATTCTTGAAGCTCACATAATTCATATCTCTAACTACATCTACATCACAGTTGGGGTGGTCCATTATCGAAAAACTGGTTAGATGACCAGTTGCTTTTGCAGAAACAGATACTTTCTCGGATGTTGAAGTTTGGCATGACTCCAGGTCCAAGAACaatcactttcttctcttttcatatACTCGATTGATTGTTCTCATAGcatcttatattttcttttgtttcctcctTTCCTAGTACTCCCATCATTCTCAGGCAATGTTCCATCAGCTTTGAGAAAGATATATCCTGAGGCAAATATAACTCGACTTGATAACTGGTATGTGTTCCTTCCGTAAATCATGTCCGGAAACTTTTTTCAATCCAATGGATGAAACTTTTTGAGTTGtgtgatgagaaaaaaatgctATTTTTTTACTGCCTTGTCTTCACATTGACAATAACCTTACCGTTACCATTTGTGTATTCTCAGGAACACGGTGGATGGTGATTCTCGCTGGTGCTGCACTTACCTTCTGAATCCCTCTGACCCTCTCTTCATTGAAATTGGAGAGGCTTTTATTAAACAACAAACTGAAGGTACCCTGAagctatttctttttttttaatcttggCAAATTGTGTGATCCATTGAAAGCATTTTCTCAAATTAGATACATACTAACAAAGCTCCCACCTGATCACAGTCTTTTCGATATAATTACACGTTTATATGTCTTTGATTTTACCTTGTTACTGTCTCAGAATATGGAGAGattacaaacatatataactgGTAATTATCTTCAATTTGCACTTAAGAGGTAAATTATTTCTTACAAGTTTTTCCAGTATCCTGGACGCAGGTATTGGTGAAAACAACCTTCCGCAAAAATGCACGattcaagaaaaatcaacTCTCTTTGTTTGGAATGATGATACGAATCTTACTTGTGTTAATGCAGTGATACATTCAATGAGAATACTCCTCCCACAAGTGAACCTGAATATATATCTTCACTAGGAGCTGCAGTGTACAAAGCTATGTCAAAAGGAAACAAGAATGCTGTATGGTTAATGCAAGTATGccttcttttccattttattcTCAGTGGCGTATGTACTTTAGGATGCTTTTTAGACTTTAGAAAACTGTAAACACACAGACACAGATTTTAGTATTGAAGTAACAACAATCTAGAATGACGGGGCAGAGATTTCTCTATTTATGAATGTTTTCTTACTTGAGACTCACCTTTTTGCAGGGTTGGCTTTTTAGTTCAGACTCCAAATTCTGGAAGCCGCCTCAGTTGAAAGTAAACATCCAATTTAGTGTATATGATGAATGCTGATTGATTCAATATCACAGC includes:
- the CYL1 gene encoding alpha-N-acetylglucosaminidase family / NAGLU family, producing MHSIKLVLLVLLIISFHSQTVSKHHPTIDGLLDRLDSLLPTSSVQESAAKGLLQRLLPTHSQSFELRIISKDACGGTSCFVIENYDGPGRIGPEILIKGTTGVEIASGLHWYLKYKCNAHVSWDKTGGIQVASVPQPGHLPRIDSKRIFIRRPVPWNYYQNVVTSSYSYVWWGWERWEREIDWMALQGINLPLAFTGQEAIWQKVFKRFNISKEDLDDYFGGPAFLAWARMGNLHAWGGPLSKNWLDDQLLLQKQILSRMLKFGMTPVLPSFSGNVPSALRKIYPEANITRLDNWNTVDGDSRWCCTYLLNPSDPLFIEIGEAFIKQQTEEYGEITNIYNCDTFNENTPPTSEPEYISSLGAAVYKAMSKGNKNAVWLMQGWLFSSDSKFWKPPQLKALLHSVPFGKMIVLDLYAEVKPIWNKSAQFYGTPYIWCMLHNFGGNIEMYGALDSISSGPVDARVSKNSTMVGVGMCMEGIEQNPVVYELTSEMAFRDEKVDVQKWLKSYARRRYMKENHQIEAAWEILYHTVYNCTDGIADHNTDFIVKLPDWDPSSSVQDDLKQKDSYMISTGPYETKRRVLFQDKTADLPKAHLWYSTKEVIQALKLFLEAGDDLSRSLTYR